Proteins from a single region of Desulfobacter postgatei 2ac9:
- the cmr5 gene encoding type III-B CRISPR module-associated protein Cmr5, which yields MQTNNQRYSNEVFQKIQSMAEDQQAGKYKTICKKAGSLVRNSGLMQTLAFMKARGQRSSEAHHHTLLDHLRDELISLGCVPAGINDLPDYIRTVSLSSYMIHTRQVLLLLNWHKRLADTLISQEEEQ from the coding sequence ATGCAGACCAATAATCAGCGGTATTCCAATGAGGTCTTCCAGAAAATTCAGTCCATGGCGGAAGATCAGCAGGCAGGAAAGTATAAAACCATTTGTAAGAAGGCGGGAAGTCTTGTACGAAATTCAGGACTTATGCAGACCCTGGCGTTTATGAAAGCCCGGGGACAAAGGTCCAGCGAGGCCCACCACCACACCTTGCTTGATCATCTGCGGGACGAACTGATTAGCCTTGGCTGCGTTCCGGCTGGTATAAACGACCTGCCGGATTATATTCGGACGGTTTCGTTATCCAGCTATATGATACATACCCGTCAGGTGCTGCTGCTGTTAAACTGGCATAAGCGGCTGGCAGACACACTGATTTCACAGGAGGAAGAGCAATGA
- the cmr4 gene encoding type III-B CRISPR module RAMP protein Cmr4 translates to MKQRVYTILTRSGLHCGIGQGLSDIDLPTAKESVTGFPFIPGSCLKGVLRDRFDDGSTNFRAAFGPDPENAGDYASALSFSDARLVCLPVRSWFGTFAYMTCPTALGICRQILGQPDTDNLPSIPSLNRIHESYQVALTSESVLTPPNHNDAAQILLEDLDLTVAGAEQDKADAWAGLLAKLFYPKAPEARPSFIKRFAVVDDDIMAFLCETGLPVAAHNAIEENGTVKAGALWYEEFVPAETFFAGAIYASTPKLPKTNEETSCTDQGLLNYFCTSPVHTQVGGSATTGRGLITISFSGMED, encoded by the coding sequence ATGAAACAAAGAGTATACACGATCCTTACACGATCCGGACTGCATTGCGGTATTGGCCAAGGCCTTTCCGATATCGACCTGCCAACGGCAAAGGAGTCTGTAACAGGTTTTCCCTTTATTCCGGGATCATGCTTGAAAGGTGTTCTCCGGGACAGGTTCGATGACGGCAGCACTAACTTTCGGGCGGCCTTTGGACCTGACCCTGAAAATGCCGGTGATTACGCCAGCGCTTTAAGCTTTTCTGATGCCCGGCTGGTCTGCCTTCCGGTCCGGTCATGGTTTGGCACGTTTGCCTACATGACCTGCCCCACGGCGCTTGGCATTTGCCGTCAGATCCTTGGGCAGCCAGATACTGACAATCTGCCCTCTATTCCTTCGTTAAACAGAATTCATGAAAGCTATCAGGTGGCCTTGACTTCCGAAAGCGTGCTGACACCGCCCAACCATAACGATGCCGCACAGATTCTGCTGGAAGATTTGGACCTGACGGTGGCCGGTGCAGAGCAGGACAAGGCAGATGCCTGGGCTGGTTTGCTTGCAAAGTTATTTTATCCTAAAGCCCCGGAAGCACGGCCTTCCTTCATAAAACGGTTTGCGGTGGTTGACGATGATATTATGGCCTTTTTGTGTGAAACCGGTCTTCCTGTGGCTGCGCATAATGCCATCGAAGAGAATGGCACAGTCAAGGCCGGCGCCCTTTGGTACGAAGAATTCGTCCCTGCTGAAACATTCTTTGCAGGTGCCATTTATGCATCCACCCCTAAGCTTCCCAAAACAAATGAAGAAACATCCTGCACGGATCAGGGGCTGCTTAATTATTTCTGCACAAGTCCTGTCCATACTCAGGTCGGCGGCAGTGCAACCACGGGACGCGGATTGATTACCATCAGTTTTTCCGGCATGGAGGATTAA
- a CDS encoding type III-B CRISPR module-associated Cmr3 family protein, with translation MNFTITSSDPLIFRDGRPFGEQGHVHGGALRWPWPSTISGLIRTKIGEQRAKDYFTGPDRLKNIEMIRKVRNCCLPLWRNALGQDWQPLFPAPVDAFCFQEKNQNSNELNIIPFSYQAADETGGTDFNVSNWMIPIREVNSKPAKSKPDLWFKDVFLYWLKHGKLEKRLWQAENLGLSWPQLELRIHTAISAHTGTADHGRLFSSQGIRLESGGQAERPGYFAIGIQVNGIESNDHLKGSCHLGGERRVAQIEPIRTFLPPCPDWLNNKKYLRLILASPGKFGGWAPDWMLPDEKNEFKTHPGSGIKVRLRSAHVERWQAVSGWEFEKHGPKAFSKLVPAGSVYILELKESSNSQTLAEELWGHSLNDDPDGFGLTFIGNISL, from the coding sequence ATGAATTTCACCATAACAAGCAGTGATCCTCTCATTTTTCGTGACGGTCGCCCCTTTGGTGAGCAGGGCCATGTCCACGGCGGAGCTCTGCGCTGGCCCTGGCCTTCTACGATCAGCGGATTGATCCGAACAAAAATCGGCGAGCAGCGGGCCAAAGATTATTTTACTGGGCCTGACCGGCTAAAGAATATTGAAATGATTCGAAAGGTTCGCAACTGTTGCCTGCCGTTATGGCGGAATGCGCTTGGCCAGGACTGGCAGCCCCTTTTCCCCGCTCCGGTTGATGCCTTTTGTTTTCAGGAAAAAAATCAGAATTCAAATGAGTTGAATATAATTCCTTTTTCTTATCAAGCCGCTGACGAGACAGGCGGAACAGATTTTAATGTGTCAAACTGGATGATTCCGATCCGGGAGGTAAATTCAAAACCAGCCAAAAGCAAACCGGATCTTTGGTTTAAGGATGTATTTTTGTATTGGCTGAAACATGGCAAACTTGAGAAACGCCTCTGGCAGGCTGAAAATTTAGGACTTAGCTGGCCACAACTGGAGTTGCGTATTCATACCGCCATTTCCGCCCATACCGGCACTGCAGATCACGGCCGTCTGTTTTCTTCCCAGGGAATACGGCTGGAAAGTGGCGGCCAGGCAGAAAGGCCGGGATACTTTGCCATCGGCATACAGGTGAACGGCATAGAGAGTAATGATCACCTGAAAGGCTCCTGTCATTTAGGCGGAGAAAGACGGGTTGCACAGATCGAACCGATCCGGACGTTTTTACCGCCTTGTCCGGACTGGCTGAACAATAAAAAATATTTGCGCCTGATCCTGGCAAGTCCGGGTAAATTCGGCGGATGGGCACCGGATTGGATGCTCCCCGATGAAAAGAACGAATTTAAAACGCACCCTGGAAGCGGCATCAAGGTCCGTCTGCGCAGTGCTCATGTGGAACGGTGGCAAGCCGTGAGCGGCTGGGAGTTTGAAAAACATGGGCCTAAGGCATTTTCCAAGCTGGTACCCGCCGGCAGTGTTTACATTCTTGAACTCAAAGAGAGCAGCAATTCCCAAACACTTGCCGAAGAATTATGGGGACACTCCCTGAATGATGATCCAGACGGATTCGGTTTAACTTTTATCGGCAATATTTCACTTTAA
- the cas10 gene encoding type III-B CRISPR-associated protein Cas10/Cmr2 → MSKYLINIAVGPVQEFIASARKLKDLWYGSHLLSELSKSVAAVLYDQGCELIFPAVDEKVLLQPNSQLNVANKILAVSPDGSDPASLTAQARNAFTNHWEKICREAALKAPRLNQDLFDKQINDFGEFFAAWIFYEEKEYKKCRSLVEAKLGGRKSLREFKAPAWDGTGLAKSSLDGIREAVLTGIQEKDKRSFQLKKGEHLDVLGVVKRFGPWNSAGRPHFDNMAQVAARPYLAGLQKEVIKSKRVAELIPDMEIVKNLYPGLPEGSPLADPPLWEGWPKGLSSDLLHPAVLEEEKKLIEPGREKAWAALEKILKKLWAATSQPSPYACLLLGDGDNMGKTLDAIVTVDGHRAFSASLESFASGIHEIAESYNGRIVYSGGDDVLAYVPLDSALSCAEAFNNLFFETMEKVGKKLKLAPPTFSLGMVIVHQRTPLADALTLARQAEHIAKDVGGKNCLAVIQDKRSGSPISIHGPWQGDSGLPARLNRYQEAIIAERLPSTLGYQLRLIADQCGPSLAWQNSSEPANPACAEALRIIGRKRDRSTKQLCSDDAAFIIQGETDLRHISDELVIALQLAKAKKLANANWSK, encoded by the coding sequence ATGAGCAAATATCTTATCAATATCGCAGTCGGTCCCGTTCAGGAGTTCATTGCCTCTGCAAGAAAGTTAAAGGATCTGTGGTACGGGTCCCATTTACTTTCAGAACTGTCAAAATCCGTGGCTGCGGTCCTTTACGACCAGGGCTGTGAGCTTATTTTTCCGGCAGTTGATGAGAAAGTCCTGCTTCAACCTAATTCACAGTTGAATGTGGCGAACAAGATCCTGGCGGTAAGTCCTGACGGCAGTGACCCTGCTTCCCTGACTGCCCAGGCACGGAACGCCTTTACTAACCATTGGGAAAAAATATGCAGGGAGGCAGCATTAAAAGCACCCCGTTTGAATCAGGATTTGTTTGATAAACAGATTAATGACTTTGGTGAATTTTTTGCCGCCTGGATTTTCTATGAGGAGAAGGAATACAAAAAATGCCGTTCCCTTGTGGAGGCAAAACTTGGCGGCCGAAAATCCCTTCGGGAGTTTAAGGCGCCGGCCTGGGATGGAACAGGCCTTGCCAAATCCAGCTTGGACGGCATCAGAGAGGCCGTGCTTACAGGCATACAAGAGAAGGATAAACGCAGTTTTCAGCTGAAAAAAGGGGAACACCTTGATGTGCTGGGTGTGGTCAAACGGTTCGGCCCTTGGAATAGTGCCGGTCGCCCCCATTTTGACAATATGGCACAGGTCGCTGCCCGGCCCTATCTGGCAGGGCTTCAAAAAGAAGTTATAAAAAGCAAAAGGGTTGCAGAACTGATTCCAGATATGGAAATTGTGAAAAACCTTTATCCCGGCTTGCCGGAAGGCAGCCCCCTTGCAGATCCTCCGTTGTGGGAGGGCTGGCCCAAAGGACTGTCCAGCGATCTCCTTCACCCGGCTGTATTGGAAGAGGAGAAAAAACTTATTGAACCAGGCCGGGAAAAAGCCTGGGCTGCACTTGAAAAAATATTGAAAAAACTGTGGGCTGCAACCAGTCAGCCCTCGCCATACGCCTGTCTGCTTCTTGGCGACGGGGACAACATGGGCAAAACCTTAGATGCCATTGTAACCGTTGACGGACACAGGGCGTTTTCCGCGTCTCTTGAAAGCTTCGCCTCAGGTATTCATGAAATAGCCGAAAGCTATAACGGGCGAATTGTTTATTCCGGGGGCGATGATGTTCTGGCCTATGTACCGCTTGACAGCGCCCTGTCCTGTGCTGAAGCGTTTAACAATCTGTTTTTTGAGACTATGGAAAAGGTTGGTAAAAAATTAAAGCTTGCCCCGCCCACGTTTTCTTTAGGTATGGTCATTGTTCATCAGCGAACGCCCCTGGCCGATGCCCTGACCCTGGCCCGCCAGGCAGAACATATAGCCAAAGATGTCGGGGGGAAAAACTGTCTTGCCGTCATTCAGGATAAACGCAGCGGTTCGCCTATAAGCATTCATGGGCCCTGGCAGGGGGACTCAGGTTTGCCTGCAAGACTTAACCGCTATCAGGAAGCCATCATTGCAGAAAGGCTGCCCAGCACCCTGGGATATCAGCTGCGCCTGATTGCGGATCAATGCGGTCCCAGCCTGGCATGGCAAAACAGCAGTGAACCTGCAAATCCCGCATGTGCAGAAGCGTTGCGAATAATCGGACGTAAACGGGACAGATCCACAAAACAGCTTTGCTCGGATGATGCAGCCTTCATTATTCAAGGAGAAACGGATTTGCGGCATATTTCAGATGAGCTTGTCATTGCCCTTCAATTGGCCAAAGCAAAAAAACTGGCCAACGCTAACTGGTCAAAATAA
- the cmr1 gene encoding type III-B CRISPR module RAMP protein Cmr1, producing the protein MARILTTDESVIDPDFKISGAKFIQHEYELELLTPMAGGGTKSWVPDLENPVRTQSIKGQLRFWWRTMQNEVNPTDFKTKEDRLWGSTKEASTVRLSVNLTKKPTIKRIPWGGKDGKYLQFDNVQVPGFVLFPFQNKPFQPGDDCDLIGDLSFILKVTCLPEHKNEVCNSIKLWTLFGGLGARSRRGCGSLYCKEIAEQFQTTGDIDQFVNNLAENQNGNLSTSPYPRLSGSQFRSITTTTNNAAAMEWCAYLDRYGAFRQGQGVGRRAGAGNQPGRSYWPEPDAMRLITGKSSPNHQPNHPAGKWFPRGAYGLPIITEFRNAGGDPPGKYTLLPAGAKQERWPSPVILKVTRLGGGNIARLCLILNDKGPQILKLESSIISYTLAPAEHPLDHTDKEMVEPTNILQSRENPYDGLLRYLEMTEVA; encoded by the coding sequence ATGGCAAGGATATTAACAACTGACGAGTCGGTAATTGACCCGGATTTCAAAATATCCGGGGCTAAGTTCATACAACACGAATATGAACTTGAACTGCTGACACCTATGGCCGGAGGCGGAACAAAAAGCTGGGTTCCAGATCTTGAAAATCCAGTCCGTACTCAGTCCATAAAAGGGCAGCTTAGGTTCTGGTGGCGAACCATGCAAAACGAAGTTAACCCAACTGATTTTAAGACAAAGGAGGATAGGCTTTGGGGAAGCACCAAAGAGGCTTCTACAGTGCGTTTGAGTGTTAATTTGACCAAAAAGCCAACCATCAAACGAATACCTTGGGGAGGGAAAGATGGCAAATACCTTCAATTTGATAATGTCCAGGTGCCGGGGTTTGTACTTTTCCCGTTTCAAAACAAACCGTTTCAACCCGGAGACGACTGTGATTTGATTGGTGATCTCAGTTTCATACTTAAAGTGACATGCCTTCCGGAACATAAAAACGAAGTTTGCAATTCAATAAAACTGTGGACTCTTTTTGGCGGCCTTGGGGCTCGTTCCCGCAGGGGATGCGGTTCCTTATACTGCAAAGAAATTGCCGAACAATTTCAGACCACAGGTGACATTGACCAATTTGTAAATAATTTGGCAGAAAATCAGAATGGGAATTTAAGTACTAGTCCATATCCCAGGCTTTCCGGTTCTCAATTTAGATCTATTACCACCACCACCAATAATGCTGCTGCCATGGAATGGTGCGCATACCTGGACAGATATGGGGCGTTTCGCCAGGGACAAGGCGTCGGACGCCGGGCCGGGGCCGGGAATCAGCCTGGAAGGAGCTATTGGCCGGAGCCGGATGCCATGCGACTGATAACCGGAAAAAGCAGTCCGAATCACCAGCCTAACCACCCAGCAGGTAAATGGTTTCCACGGGGGGCATATGGTTTGCCGATTATTACCGAATTTCGTAATGCTGGTGGAGATCCTCCAGGGAAATACACCCTGTTACCGGCAGGAGCAAAACAGGAGCGCTGGCCGTCGCCGGTTATTTTGAAAGTAACAAGACTTGGGGGCGGTAACATCGCCCGTCTTTGCCTCATTTTAAATGATAAGGGCCCTCAAATTCTAAAGCTTGAAAGTTCTATCATTTCCTACACCCTGGCACCGGCAGAACATCCTCTTGACCATACAGACAAGGAGATGGTGGAGCCTACAAACATCCTTCAGAGCAGAGAAAATCCCTATGACGGACTTTTGCGCTATCTGGAAATGACAGAGGTGGCATAA
- the csx20 gene encoding CRISPR-associated protein Csx20: protein MVEKQKKEKKMFLVFSHRLTPEQENDAQDVWGVTSFIALPPGLKKIWEQIPADLENISNVILPIQQWVKREADKNDVVLIQGDFGATWLLVDFALRAQLIPVYSVTQRDAREVLQPDGAIKTTHVFKHRRFRLYGRP from the coding sequence GTGGTTGAAAAGCAAAAGAAAGAAAAAAAGATGTTCCTGGTGTTTAGCCACAGGCTGACTCCGGAACAGGAAAACGATGCCCAAGATGTCTGGGGCGTTACATCCTTCATTGCGCTTCCACCGGGACTAAAAAAAATATGGGAACAGATTCCGGCTGATCTGGAAAATATTTCAAACGTAATTCTTCCGATTCAGCAGTGGGTTAAAAGGGAAGCAGATAAAAATGACGTCGTCCTGATCCAGGGCGATTTCGGTGCCACCTGGCTTCTGGTTGACTTTGCATTGAGGGCGCAATTAATCCCGGTTTATTCCGTGACCCAAAGAGATGCCCGGGAGGTTCTACAACCGGACGGCGCTATAAAAACAACACATGTTTTCAAGCACAGGAGGTTTCGATTGTACGGGCGGCCATAA
- the cas6 gene encoding CRISPR system precrRNA processing endoribonuclease RAMP protein Cas6, translating into MKFGKYLFHIKLTRDAVLPAYKGSTFRGLLGHALKRTVCALKNQTCATCILRQNCTYALVFETAHALPAPENAKISAPPHPMVLEPPLTEKREFAAGDTLACGMVLFGDLNRNLPYFIYAFDQMGRIGLGKSLNGTRAGFTLESVTFGDERVYSKEDGRVTLPDILPALDLTPDQDENPEHVTLKLQTPFRISTDTGQAPNLPFDLLMRSLIRRCTALFNTYGDGEPPLNYPELVQKACRVNLTDNSLAWFDWQRYSSRQEAKMYMGGLLGQVTYQGDLGPFLPFLRMAQTVHAGKNTAFGLGKVELETV; encoded by the coding sequence ATGAAATTCGGAAAATACCTGTTCCACATCAAACTGACCCGGGACGCTGTTTTACCCGCGTACAAAGGATCCACATTCAGAGGGCTTTTGGGCCATGCCTTGAAACGAACCGTATGTGCGCTTAAAAACCAGACCTGCGCCACCTGTATTTTAAGGCAGAACTGCACCTATGCCCTGGTATTTGAAACCGCCCATGCCCTGCCGGCTCCGGAAAACGCCAAGATATCGGCCCCACCGCACCCCATGGTCCTGGAACCGCCTTTAACGGAAAAAAGAGAGTTCGCTGCCGGCGACACCCTGGCATGCGGCATGGTCCTTTTCGGGGACCTGAACCGGAACCTGCCCTATTTCATCTATGCCTTTGACCAGATGGGCCGTATCGGCCTGGGCAAAAGCCTGAACGGCACCCGGGCCGGGTTTACGCTGGAATCCGTCACCTTTGGGGATGAAAGGGTTTATTCAAAAGAGGACGGCCGGGTGACATTGCCGGATATTCTGCCTGCGCTTGACCTGACACCGGATCAGGACGAAAATCCGGAACATGTCACACTCAAACTGCAAACCCCGTTCAGGATCAGCACGGACACGGGCCAGGCCCCAAATCTGCCCTTTGACCTTTTAATGCGTTCCCTGATCCGCCGGTGTACCGCCCTGTTCAACACATATGGGGATGGTGAGCCACCCCTGAATTACCCGGAGTTGGTGCAAAAAGCCTGCCGGGTGAACCTGACAGACAACAGCCTGGCCTGGTTTGACTGGCAGCGATACTCCTCCCGACAGGAGGCAAAAATGTATATGGGCGGACTTTTGGGACAAGTAACCTACCAGGGAGACCTTGGACCTTTTCTGCCGTTTCTTCGCATGGCGCAAACCGTTCATGCCGGGAAAAACACGGCGTTTGGCCTGGGCAAGGTTGAGCTGGAGACGGTATAG
- a CDS encoding class I SAM-dependent methyltransferase, producing the protein MKKWLIEELICPQCLDSEVVLNPDIHTETDDDIIEGRLVCPQCRQGYEIHEGIAVVVPEQTLPIVRDETGYNSFSMRSAYLWSHYSEFFNGPDATDAYGKWARAFDSQRSGWALDIGCSVGRLTFEMTRTHDRAVGLDTSISFVRAARRLAAQKRLAFDLIMEGQITEKRACDLDPAFGFDQAEFIVADAMALPFRSRRFTTVSSVNILEKVPDPLRHLAEANRVMDEKDAKFLFSDPFSWDENVNDPALWLGGTKEGPFKGFGMDNICRLLQDPESLFSPGFTIQDMGQVLWKIRKTRNLWEHITSQFVVAERNKI; encoded by the coding sequence ATGAAAAAATGGCTGATTGAAGAGCTTATCTGTCCGCAATGTCTGGACAGTGAGGTTGTGCTTAATCCTGATATCCACACGGAAACCGATGATGATATTATTGAGGGGCGACTCGTCTGCCCCCAATGCAGACAGGGGTATGAGATCCACGAGGGCATTGCCGTGGTCGTGCCGGAACAGACCCTGCCTATTGTCCGGGATGAAACGGGATACAACTCTTTTTCCATGCGTTCCGCCTATTTGTGGAGCCACTATTCCGAGTTTTTTAACGGCCCGGATGCCACGGACGCCTATGGGAAATGGGCCCGGGCTTTTGATTCCCAACGCTCCGGCTGGGCCCTTGATATCGGGTGTTCCGTGGGGCGTCTGACCTTTGAGATGACCAGAACCCATGACCGGGCTGTGGGGCTTGATACCTCGATCTCCTTTGTCCGGGCTGCCCGCAGGCTTGCGGCCCAAAAGCGACTGGCATTTGATCTGATCATGGAGGGGCAGATCACCGAAAAGCGGGCCTGTGATTTGGATCCGGCCTTTGGTTTTGACCAGGCTGAATTTATTGTTGCCGATGCCATGGCATTGCCCTTCCGGTCCCGGCGCTTTACCACGGTAAGTTCCGTAAACATTCTTGAAAAGGTGCCGGATCCGTTGCGGCATCTGGCCGAAGCCAACCGGGTCATGGATGAAAAAGATGCAAAATTCCTTTTTTCCGATCCCTTTTCCTGGGATGAAAATGTCAACGATCCCGCGCTCTGGCTTGGGGGCACCAAAGAGGGCCCATTCAAGGGGTTTGGCATGGATAATATCTGCAGGCTGCTCCAGGATCCGGAATCTCTATTCTCTCCGGGCTTCACGATCCAGGATATGGGGCAGGTGTTGTGGAAAATCAGGAAAACGCGAAATCTGTGGGAGCATATTACCTCCCAGTTTGTTGTTGCGGAACGAAACAAAATATAA
- a CDS encoding molybdopterin-containing oxidoreductase family protein has translation MCVLAEQKPGICGLCFHSPGCGVIVHFDDDGKIDRLTPDPGAPMGEVLCPMAASAKQIIYSDARIKQPLKRKGPKGKLDFEPISWDAAFDIIAQKMDSVRAKYGPQALGFYAGTGSYERAFKDAFQLGGSHIYLASSILFPYGSPNTFGVGSPCYTSLGVLAPQLTCGCLHTEMFSDLDNSDLIFVWGTDPSTSTPPAMFGRLVRAAHEGARIIVIDPRQTASAKLPGSLWVPIRPGSDGALALGLCHILIRENLIDQAFVKEWTFGYEAFAEYVKAFTPEIVAGITGVPRDLIMELAQEIADAEGASYVMYTGLEYTKSGVQNIRAVMVLWALAGQLDVEGGRCFVPHENQIHLSKDHQIASPGFDRSIGAGHFPVYAHFCGGEPHANRLPKSILEGDPYKIHGLFILGASILTAWPNPILWQKAFDALDFLVSIDLQLTRDAAWADIVLPATTAFEQSSYCFYGNAVRLREKMIEPVGQSKPCFTILTELAQKLGYGEKFPANETALLDLVLKDTGITRADMEQDERLTVRKPAEPMTYRKWETGHLRTDGKPGFETPSGKFEIKSQLLEQMGYEGLPKYEESFETPVSQPLLANRFPLILGTGPFKPDMKSCLRAIPDFIEKYPDPMVQMNPQDASDRQIETGDTVVVKTPRGFVEMRADVTENVMKGFVYASVGGGGPLGSESWRKANVNVLTDLEQFDPISGFPVYKTLMCQVKKKRRMRTIVVQDPSLGCVG, from the coding sequence GTGTGTGTTTTGGCAGAACAGAAACCAGGAATTTGCGGCTTATGTTTCCACAGCCCCGGATGCGGTGTAATTGTTCATTTTGACGATGACGGGAAAATCGACCGGCTCACCCCGGACCCTGGAGCGCCCATGGGCGAAGTGCTTTGCCCCATGGCAGCCAGTGCAAAGCAGATTATCTATTCCGATGCCCGCATCAAACAGCCTTTGAAACGAAAAGGGCCCAAGGGAAAACTGGATTTTGAACCCATCTCCTGGGATGCGGCTTTTGATATCATTGCTCAAAAGATGGATTCGGTTAGAGCGAAATACGGGCCCCAGGCCCTGGGATTCTACGCGGGTACAGGTTCCTACGAACGGGCCTTTAAAGATGCTTTCCAGCTTGGCGGCTCTCACATCTATCTTGCCTCAAGCATCCTGTTTCCCTACGGATCGCCCAATACCTTTGGGGTGGGTTCCCCCTGTTACACCTCCCTTGGGGTGCTGGCACCCCAGTTGACATGTGGTTGTCTGCATACGGAGATGTTTTCCGATCTGGATAATTCAGATCTTATTTTTGTCTGGGGGACAGACCCTTCCACATCAACGCCCCCGGCCATGTTCGGCCGCCTGGTCCGTGCCGCCCATGAAGGGGCAAGGATTATCGTCATTGATCCCAGGCAAACCGCATCTGCAAAGCTGCCGGGCAGCCTGTGGGTGCCCATCCGGCCCGGTTCAGACGGGGCCCTTGCCCTGGGCCTGTGCCATATCCTGATCCGGGAAAATTTAATTGATCAGGCCTTTGTAAAAGAGTGGACGTTTGGATATGAAGCGTTTGCCGAATATGTCAAGGCATTCACCCCTGAAATCGTTGCCGGGATAACCGGTGTGCCCCGGGATCTGATTATGGAGCTGGCCCAAGAGATTGCCGATGCCGAAGGTGCAAGCTATGTGATGTATACAGGGCTGGAATATACCAAATCCGGTGTTCAGAACATCCGCGCGGTCATGGTGCTCTGGGCCCTGGCCGGGCAGCTGGATGTTGAAGGGGGCCGCTGTTTTGTTCCCCATGAGAATCAGATCCATCTGAGTAAAGATCACCAGATTGCAAGCCCTGGGTTTGATCGCTCCATCGGTGCAGGACATTTCCCGGTTTACGCCCATTTCTGCGGAGGAGAGCCCCATGCCAACCGTCTGCCGAAATCTATTTTAGAGGGGGATCCTTATAAAATCCACGGCCTGTTTATCCTTGGCGCATCCATCCTCACCGCCTGGCCCAACCCCATTTTGTGGCAAAAGGCCTTTGATGCCCTGGATTTTCTGGTCTCCATTGATCTGCAACTCACCCGGGATGCCGCCTGGGCCGATATTGTACTGCCGGCCACCACCGCCTTTGAGCAGTCATCCTATTGCTTTTACGGCAATGCTGTCCGGTTACGGGAAAAAATGATTGAACCGGTGGGGCAGAGCAAACCCTGCTTTACCATATTAACGGAACTGGCCCAAAAACTTGGGTATGGCGAAAAGTTTCCTGCCAATGAAACAGCGTTGCTGGACCTGGTTTTAAAAGATACCGGCATTACCCGGGCCGATATGGAACAGGATGAGCGACTGACCGTGCGCAAACCAGCCGAACCCATGACCTACCGGAAATGGGAGACAGGGCATTTGCGAACGGACGGAAAGCCAGGCTTTGAAACCCCGTCCGGCAAGTTTGAAATTAAATCGCAGCTGCTGGAGCAGATGGGGTATGAAGGATTGCCAAAATATGAAGAATCTTTTGAAACCCCCGTCAGTCAACCTTTACTGGCCAACCGGTTTCCTTTGATTCTTGGAACGGGCCCCTTTAAACCGGACATGAAATCCTGTTTGCGGGCAATTCCTGATTTTATTGAAAAATATCCGGATCCCATGGTTCAGATGAATCCGCAGGATGCCTCAGATCGACAGATTGAGACCGGTGATACGGTGGTGGTGAAAACGCCCCGGGGGTTTGTGGAGATGCGGGCCGATGTCACGGAAAATGTGATGAAAGGGTTTGTTTACGCATCAGTGGGCGGCGGCGGTCCTTTAGGGTCGGAATCCTGGCGAAAAGCCAATGTCAATGTGCTTACCGACCTTGAGCAGTTTGATCCCATCTCCGGGTTTCCCGTGTATAAAACTTTGATGTGCCAGGTGAAAAAGAAACGCAGAATGCGGACCATTGTGGTCCAGGACCCAAGTCTGGGGTGTGTGGGGTGA
- a CDS encoding cytochrome c3 family protein has protein sequence MNKKIFTLLMAAGIAVVFTASGIQAGNTVDDVITMKSKILDATRKKSPDAEKPCKLVEFTHKKHHEEYKISCGDCHHDKEGKPLADLKAGDNVQKCEECHTNVKPGDKTFQGKYKAKPVDIMHLESAIHENCIGCHKGQGLTVGTKCGDCHTKM, from the coding sequence ATGAACAAGAAAATTTTTACCCTCCTGATGGCAGCAGGGATTGCTGTGGTTTTCACTGCCTCCGGCATACAGGCAGGGAACACTGTAGATGATGTGATCACCATGAAAAGCAAAATTTTAGATGCAACGCGTAAAAAATCGCCGGATGCAGAAAAACCATGCAAGCTGGTTGAATTCACCCATAAAAAACATCATGAAGAGTACAAAATTTCCTGCGGCGACTGCCATCATGACAAAGAGGGCAAACCCCTTGCCGATCTTAAAGCAGGCGATAATGTCCAAAAATGCGAAGAGTGCCATACCAATGTAAAACCCGGCGACAAAACCTTCCAGGGCAAATACAAGGCCAAACCTGTTGACATCATGCACCTTGAATCAGCCATCCATGAAAACTGCATTGGCTGCCACAAGGGACAAGGCCTGACGGTCGGCACCAAATGCGGCGACTGCCACACAAAAATGTAA